Proteins encoded by one window of Bacillus spongiae:
- a CDS encoding DNA/RNA non-specific endonuclease encodes MKKKMNYLILLFTIIFMVGCTNVEDASITDKETDPQEVTKVNTNKNSEKGEATTTVVDEPVVEETPSESNDDLFSGYKLIEVDGGDLSGYRESNVAVDIGYGDREYWAFTNEYGQLVRIIADEIILQDGRNEPVLSSGRYYSDEAKVPGVESDVLDEGHIIADSLGGVSNAYNITPQDSNLNRFGDQAYMEDGIRSAGGATNFEAIITYPNTETQIPSSYQYTYTLMGNEIVDTFDNVNPDEVIQSDSEPSDSTSSNPNGDISSVDTNGNGQVTIKEAKAAGFSMPIMSDHWLYPYMRDNDGDGMVGE; translated from the coding sequence ATGAAAAAGAAAATGAACTATTTAATCTTACTTTTCACGATTATCTTTATGGTTGGTTGTACCAACGTAGAAGATGCATCCATTACAGATAAAGAAACAGATCCACAAGAAGTAACCAAAGTTAATACAAATAAGAATAGTGAAAAGGGCGAAGCTACCACTACGGTTGTTGATGAACCAGTAGTAGAGGAAACACCAAGCGAATCAAATGATGACCTGTTCTCAGGATACAAACTTATTGAAGTTGATGGTGGTGATTTGTCTGGGTATCGCGAATCTAACGTCGCTGTTGACATTGGTTATGGGGACCGTGAATATTGGGCATTTACTAATGAATACGGGCAACTGGTACGTATCATTGCAGACGAAATCATTTTACAAGATGGCCGTAACGAGCCTGTATTATCGTCTGGCAGATACTACTCTGATGAGGCAAAGGTTCCTGGTGTCGAAAGTGATGTCTTAGATGAAGGACATATTATTGCTGATTCTCTCGGAGGGGTATCGAACGCTTATAATATTACTCCACAAGATAGTAATCTCAACCGATTTGGTGATCAAGCTTATATGGAAGACGGGATCCGTAGTGCAGGTGGAGCCACTAATTTTGAAGCTATTATTACATATCCGAATACGGAAACACAGATTCCTTCAAGTTATCAGTATACCTATACTTTAATGGGTAACGAAATTGTTGATACATTTGACAATGTGAATCCTGATGAAGTAATCCAATCAGATAGTGAGCCTTCCGATTCAACGAGTTCAAACCCAAACGGTGATATTTCTAGCGTTGATACTAACGGTAATGGACAGGTGACAATTAAAGAAGCAAAAGCAGCTGGTTTCAGTATGCCAATAATGAGTGATCATTGGTTATACCCCTACATGCGAGATAATGATGGAGATGGGATGGTTGGAGAGTAA
- a CDS encoding NosD domain-containing protein — MTIFIVPDDFPTVQAVIDNVVPPILVSGDSIEVRAGTFPSFVLPDEDQNGDPLERVRIAGCGIGKTIFFGGASDGVVIDGSPQTYLKDFTVQNYSGSGVLLQIGPNLSGDNCVIQDIEATFNGIGFDIQTNDNTLVNNFATFNVEVGGGFAIMGEDNCLFENSSNENRRGYYVTGTNNQLVDNIGKQNAQDGFLLITGGSNTLVGNLAQKNNIGINCQTDNNLIKENRSCNNINHGIILVGDVGSEPNGNRVDGNIARGNGSPLGVLIDSGIFVIDGAGTVNPNAITFNKLKLNEDFSILDEAGLATPNIYNGNVCTDNPSSPPEACDPGIN, encoded by the coding sequence ATGACAATTTTTATTGTACCAGATGACTTTCCTACCGTTCAGGCTGTGATTGATAACGTTGTTCCTCCTATTCTTGTATCGGGAGATTCAATTGAAGTAAGAGCTGGGACATTTCCTTCATTTGTGCTACCGGATGAAGATCAAAATGGAGACCCTCTTGAACGTGTTCGAATCGCTGGTTGTGGAATCGGGAAAACTATCTTTTTTGGAGGAGCAAGTGATGGTGTTGTTATTGATGGGTCACCACAGACTTATTTAAAGGACTTTACCGTACAAAACTATAGTGGTAGCGGTGTCCTCCTTCAGATAGGACCGAACTTAAGTGGTGATAACTGTGTGATTCAAGATATCGAAGCGACATTCAACGGAATTGGATTTGATATTCAAACGAATGATAATACGCTTGTGAATAATTTTGCTACTTTTAATGTAGAAGTGGGTGGCGGTTTTGCAATTATGGGAGAAGATAACTGCTTATTCGAAAATTCAAGTAATGAAAATAGAAGAGGGTATTATGTGACAGGCACAAACAATCAACTGGTAGATAATATCGGGAAACAAAACGCTCAAGATGGGTTTTTATTAATAACGGGTGGAAGTAATACATTAGTTGGAAATTTAGCTCAAAAAAATAACATTGGGATAAATTGTCAAACAGATAATAATTTAATAAAAGAGAACCGATCTTGTAATAATATTAACCATGGTATTATTTTGGTTGGAGACGTAGGTTCTGAACCAAATGGGAATCGTGTTGATGGAAATATTGCTCGAGGAAACGGGTCTCCGTTGGGAGTTCTAATTGATTCAGGAATTTTTGTAATCGATGGTGCAGGTACTGTAAATCCGAATGCGATTACCTTTAATAAATTAAAGTTAAATGAAGACTTCAGCATTTTGGATGAAGCAGGTCTTGCAACGCCAAATATTTATAATGGTAATGTGTGTACAGATAACCCAAGTAGTCCACCTGAAGCGTGTGACCCGGGGATTAATTAA